The sequence below is a genomic window from Halolamina litorea.
GGTACGGGATGTCGATCCCGGCGTCGTCGAAGCGCGACTTGACGTTCTGGACGTACTCGGAACGGATCTTCACGAAGTCAGCCCGCGAGGGGTTGTCGATCCAGATGCGCGAGCGTAGCCCGACGTAGGAGTCCGCGAGTTCGGTCAGGCGGACGCTCGGTGCGGGGTCGGTGAGGATCTCGGGGTGGCGCTCGGCCTCGTCGACGATGATGTCGGTGGCGGCGTCGACGTCGTCGTCGTAGCCGATGCCGAACGTGAACTGCAGGCGCAGGGTGTCCTTGGCGACGGGGTTCTTGATGACGCCGTCGGTCAGTTGGGAGTTCGGCACGGTGAGCAGTTCGTTGTCGAACGTCCGCACCCGGGTCACGCGGAAGGAGATGTCCTCAACGATCCCGGAGTTGCCGTCCCACTCGATCCAGTCGCCCACGCGGAACGGGCGGTCGGTGTAGATGAAGAGGCCGGCGACGAAGTTGGCGATCACGTCCTGCATCGCGAAGCCGATGGCGAGCGTCCCGGCGGCGGCGATGGTCGCGAGCGACTGGAGGAAGTTCTCGAAGCCGGCGAAGCCGAACGCGATGGTGATGCCGACGAACACGATCAGCACCGACGTGATCTTCCGGATCGGTCGGCGGGCGTGCTCGTCCAGCCCGCGGCTGTCGAGGACGCGGTCGAACAGCGGGATCAGCGTCGATCGCCCGATCAGGTAGACCGCGGTGAAGACGACGAGGAACACGATGGCGGCGCCGACGGCGTTTGCGAGCACCGTCGGGACGCCGAGCCCTTCGAGGAACGCCGCGACGACGCGGTTGGCGCCGACGGTCGAGTCGATCCCGTCGGTCCCCGAGGGCACCGGCGTCGCCGTCGTCTGCAGGACGCCCATCAGTGGAACACCGCCGTGTGCCCGCGCGTCTCGATCAGCTCTGCGTTGACGCGCTCGGCGAGGTCCGCCGCGAGTTCCTCGGTGTCGTCGGTGCCCCGGGACGATCGGAGGAACTTGACCTTGACCAGCGTCTCGTTGTTGAGCTGATCGGACAGTTCGTCGACGACCGCGTCGACACCGTTTTTCCCCACCCACACAGTCACGTCGAGGTCGTGAGCCTGCTTTCGCAACTCATCGGACATTCTTACCGGATACTCTCCGCGAGGAAGCTTTGAAGCTTCGGTATAGGGAGCCGTCAGTCGGCGTAGGGGTACCGGGCGGTCGCCCCACAGTCACACCGCCGGATCACGCGGCCGCGCTGGGTCCTGACTCGAACGTTGACGCCGGGGCGCTGGTACACGTCACACCGGCCGCAGGCGGCGCGGGCGAACCCCCGCGGGAGCGAGAGCCGGTGACGCTCGGCGAGGCGTCGTGCCAGCCGGACGTACTCCCGCGAGCGGTCGAACTCCCCGGCGGCGACGGCGGCCTCGGCGAGCCCGGCGAGGCGTTCGATCCGCTCGGCGGCGATGTCGGCGCTCATCGGGAGAACGGACGCCGGCGCCGTGGTTATCGCTTTCGGGGCGGGGCTCACGGTAACCCGTCGTCGCTCGGGGTGCCCCCGGGTCGCCTCGCGTGGAGGACGGAACGTTGATGGTTCCGACCTCCGAACGACGACGAAAGCCGTGCGTGTTCTCGACTATCTCGAACTGGAAGGCCGGATCCGTGGCGGCATCGCCACCGCGACCCGACAGCAACGCAAAGCGCTCGACGCGGTGGGCGTCGACGTGGTCGAGTCGCCGTGGGTCGGCGACGGCCCGCTCGACGCCGCGAAGTCCGCCCTCACGGGCGGCCCGGCGTTCGAGGAGTACGACGTGGCCCACTGCAACCTCGTCGGCCCCGGGAGCGTCGCCGTCGCCCGCCACGCCAAGCGCAACGACATCCCGCTGGTGCTCCACAGCCACGTCACCGCCGAGGACTTCGGGGAGTCGTTCCGGTTCACCGAGCACGTCGCGCCCGCGCTGCGGCCCTACCTCCGGTGGTTCTACTCGCAGGCCGATCTGGTGCTCTGCCCGAGCGAGTACACGAAGGGCGTGCTCCGCGAGTACCCCGTCGTCACCCCCATCGAGCCGGTTACCAACGGCGTCGACACGGAGTCGCTGGAGGGGTTCGAGTCGTTCCGGGAGGAGACCCGCGACCGGTTCGACCTCGACGGGATGGTGGTGTTCTGCGTCGGCGAAGTGTTCGAGCGCAAGGGGCTGACGACGTTCTGTGAGGTCGCGGAGGCGACGGAGTACGACTTCGCGTGGTTCGGCCACTACGAGGAGGGCGCCGCCGCCGGCGAGGCGACGCGCTACTGGACGAACAACCCCCCGGAGAACGTCACCTTCACCGGGTGGATGGACGACAAGCGCGCCGCGTTCGGCGCCGGCGACGTCTACCTGTTCCCGACCAAAGACGAGAACCAAGGGATCGCCGCCCTGGAGGCGATGGCCTGCGGGAAGGCGGTCGTGCTCCGGGACATCCCGGTGTTCGAGGAGTTCTTCACCGACGGCGAGGACTGCCTGAAGTGCGAGACCGAGGCGGAGTTCGTCGAGGCGCTCGACCGGCTGGCGGCGAACCCCGACCTCCGGGAGCGACTGGGTGAGAACGCCAAGGAGACGGCCGCGGAGCACTCCCTCGAACGCGTCGGCGAGCGACTGGTCGAGCAGTACGAACGGCTGCTGGAGCGGCAATCCGGAACCGCTTAAGGGCCGTCGGCCGACCGCTCCTCCATGGAGTCGGTCGCGGCGTTCACGGACACCTACCTGCCCACGGTCAACGGCGTCACCTACACCGTCCAGAGCTGGCGCGACTGTTGGCGGGAGCGGGGCGGCCGCATGGACGTGGTCTACCCCGACGCGCCCGACCGAGCCCCCGAGCCCGGGGAGTACCCGGTTCGGTCGCTGCCGCTGCCGATCTACGCGGGCTACCGGCTGGGTATCCCGAAAATCCCCGACGCCGTCGCCGACGCCGACCTCGTCCACGCCCACACCCCGTTCGCGCTGGGCCTCGCCGGCCTCCGACTGGCACGGGCGGAGGACGTTCCCTTCGTCGCCACCTACCACACGCCGACCTCCGAGTACGCCAGCTACCTCTCCTCGTGGGCGCCGGTCCGGCGACGGACGGCGGCGCTCAGCCGGCGCTACGAGTCGTGGTTCCTCGGGCAGGCCGACGCGGTGATCGTCCCCTCGGCGTCGACCGGCGCGTACGTCACCGACGAACTCGGCGTCGACGACCCGCAGGTCGTCCCGAACGGCGTCGATACCGACCGGTTCCGCCCCGTCGAGGACACGGGGTTCCGCGAGCGTCACGGCCTCCCCGAGAACCGCACGCTCGTCGGCTACACCGGCCGGCACGGCCACGAGAAGTCGCTCCCGGAGATCATCGACGCCTGCGACCGACTCGACCGGGAGGTGACTGTCGTGTTCGGCGGCGACGGCCCCGCCCGGGCGGAGTTGGAGGCGGCCGCCGCCGAGCGGGAGATCGACGCACGCTTCCTCGGGTTCCTCGACCGGGAGGAACTCCCGTCGTTCTACGCGACACTCGATGCGTTCCTGTTCCCGAGCCCCGTCGAGACGCAGGGACTGGTCGCGCTGGAGGCGTTCGCCTGCGGGACGCCCGTCGTGGGCGTGGACAGCGGCGCGCTTTCCGACACCGTCGACGACGGCGAGACGGGCTACCACTTCGAGCAGGGCGACACCGCTGGCTTCGCGGCCGCGATCGAACGCACGCTCGGGGAGCGCGAGCGCCTGCGGGAGAACTGTCTGACCCGGCGCGAGGCGATCAGCGTCGAGGGCGCCGTCGATCGGCTCTCGGAGATCTACGCCGCGGTCCGGGAGTGAGCCGTCGGCGCCTCGGGTGAATCACGGCGCTTAAACCGGTGCCGGGGGTACGAGCGGGCATGAGCTTCGAGAAGGGCGACGTGGTCGTTCTCCACGACGAGCACAGCGAGTTCGACGGCGAGGAAGGCGAAGTCACGCAGGTCATGGAGACCATGTTCGGCGCGCCGAACTACACAATCGTCTTCGAGGAGGGCCAGGAGGCCGGCATCCCCGAGGACCAACTCGACCTCGTCGAGGAAGGCGGCGACGACGAAGACGACGAGGAGTAGACCGATCACGGCGAGGCGCGCCGGGACCGTCGGGTCCCAGTCCCGCCCGGATGCCGTGATCGTTGTGGTCGGCGGCACCGTACCGGTGCCGTGACCCCTCGTCGGGCGCCGATCCCCGTCGAGGAAGCCTTTTGCGGACGAACCACCTACCGACGGTCATGCCGAGTGTGCCGTTTCACTACGTCGACCTGCGGACCTTCTGCTACGCGACCGAGGACGAGAAGCGCGTCGAGCAGGCGATGCGCCAGTTCCTCCCCGAGGAGTACGAGATCGAGCGCGCGGTCAACAGCGGCCACCACGGCGACCGGATCGTCGTCCTCTCGGCGCGCGTCGAGAAGGCCGACAACGTGCGTCACGTGCTCCGCCAACTGAGCGAACTGGAGGACATCGAGACGGTGATCGGGGAACTCGACGACCGCGTCGACGAGAACTGCGCCTTCTTCCTCCGACTGGACAAGCAGGACGCCTTCAAGGGGGAGGTCGACCGCGGCCCGGGGATCACGCTCCGGGCGAAGGTCGAAGCCTACCCCGCGAAACAGCCTGCGGCCGTCGATAACGCCCGTGAGGCGCTCGAACAGGCCCGGGAACAGGCGGAGAGCTGATCGGGGCTGGGTATCGACACAGCCTCGGCATGGCGCTCCGTCCCCGCCGGACGGAGCCGGCGCGAGGTTGCGCGCCGAGGCTGGCTACGTCCACTTGATGCTGCAGCCACGCGAGGGTCGGTCCGGAACCGCGACCTCCTCGCCGGCGATGACGGCGTCGATGGCGTCCCGGATGTAGAACTCCGTGGGTTCGTCGTCGGGGTTCAGCGCGTCGTCGAGGCGCCCGTGGTACGCGACCGTCCACGAGTCGCCATCGTTTCTCAAAAGGAACGGGTCCGGCGTGCAGACGGCGCCGTAGGCGCGGGCGACGTCTTGGGTCTCGTCGTGGAGGTAGGCGTCGTAGGCGATCTCGCCGCGCTCGACGTACTCCTGCATCGTCTCGAAGCTGTCTTCGGGGTACTCCTCGGCGTCGTTGGGGTTGATGCCGACGACGGCGGCGTCGTCGTACTCGGTGACTAGTTCGTTCAGGAGGTCGAACTTGGCTTTCGCGTACGGACAGTGGTTGCAGGTGAACACCAGCAGCAGCGCACTGCTGTCGCTGAAGGTGTCGAGCGTGTACGTCTCGCCGTCGGTCCCCCGGAGGGAGAAGCCGGGCGCCTCGTCGCCGCGTGCCAGTTCGGATTCGGATTCGGTTTCGACCATACGCGCGCTTGGGCCGCGGTCCGGAAGGCCGTTTCGCCGGTACCGACGCTACTCGCCCATGTACGCCGCCTCGCGGGTGTTGCGCATCCGGCGGACGATTTCGAGGTACTCGTCGGTCGACCGTTTGCCGGCTTTCGCCTCCCGGACGGCCGCACGCTTCTCGGGGTCGGCGAGCACGTCGACGACCATCGACGCCGTCACCTTCGCGGGGAGGAGGTAGGCCATCTCCTCGTCGACGGCGCCGAACTCGGTGGAGTGGGCCGACCCCTCGAAGCCGCCGGTCCACGGGTGGACCGAGGGGACGATCTGACTCACGTCGCCCATGTCCGTCGAACCGGTGACGTGCTGGTGCTCGCCGAAGACGGCGTCCTCGCCGATCACGTCGCGGGCGTTGCCGTTGAACGCCGTCACGAGCGTCTCGTCGGTTCGGAGCGGGAGGTAGCCCGGGAAGTCCTCGATGGTGACGTTGGCGCCGACGGCCATCGCGCCGGACTCGAGTGCGCGGTTTGTCGTCCCGTTGGCGTCCTCGATGGCGTCGACGCTCTTGGCGCGGACGTAGGACTCCATGCGCACGTCCGCGGGGACGACGTTGACGCCGTCGCCGCCGTTCGTGACGATGGGGTGGACCCGGACGTGGTCCTCGTCGGCGAACGTCTCGCGGTTGGCGTTGACGGCGTTCATCCCCGCCATCGCGGCGTTGAGCGCGTTGATCCCCTCCTCGGGCGCGCCCCCGGCGTGGGACTCCCGGCCCTCGTACTGGACGGTCTTGCCGACGAAGCCGTTCGAAGAGAAGTCACTGCTGACCTCTCGTTCGGGCGTGTCGCTGGCGGCGTGGATCATCGCCGCACAGTCCACGTCGTCGAAGTAGCCCCGGCGGATCAGTTCCTGTTTGCCGCCGAAGAACTCGATCTCCCCCGAGTCGAGCAGGCCGCGGCGGTACTCCAGATCGAGGTACTCCTCGGCCGGGACGGCGATGAACTCCACCGCGCCCGGGAGGTCGGCGACGACGCCCGAGGCGACCAGTCCGTAGGCGGCACCGACGAGGTTCGCCAACTGCGCCTCGTGGCCGCAGGCGTGGCAGGCGCCGGTCTCTGGGTCCGCCGCGGGGTGGCCGGGGTTGACGAGCGCGTCGAGTTCGCCGAGGACCGCGAAGACGAACTCGTCGTCCTCGGCGTCGGCGGTGTCGGCGTCTGCGTCGTTGCGCCCCCCGGCACGCGCTCGGGCGCCGGTAACGGCCAGTTCCGTCTCCACGTCGAGGCCGAGGCCCTCGAACGCTTCGGCGACTTTCCGGGTGGTCTCAGTCTCCTTGTAGCCCAGTTCCGGCTCCGCGTGGACGGACTTCGCGAGGTCGAGGATCGCCTCGTCGTGTTCGTCGATCGTGTCCCGGACCCGTCGCTTCAGTGACTCCGTGTCAGTCATCGCCAGTCACGATGCGGGGCGGGGAGATGAGTGTGGCGCCGTTCAGGCCACGTTGCGCTCGTGGAGGAGGTCGCCCGACTCGAAGCGGTCGCTCCCCAGCGCGCTCACGTCGACCGTCGACGCCTCGCCGTCGAGGAGCAGTTCGGCGACGACCTGCCCGGTCGCCGGCGAGTGCTGGAAACCGTGGCCGGAGAACCCGATCGCTTGGACGAACCCCGGCACCGACTCCTCGATGATCGGGTGGTGGTCCGGCGTGACCGCGTAGAGCCCGGCCCACCCGCGCTTCAGGCGCGTGTCCTCGCCGAAGTAGTCACAGTAAACCCCCGCTCGCTCGACGGCGTCGACGGCCCAGGGGAGGTCGTGCGTGTCCGAGTAGGCGTCCGGCAAAGGGGTCTCCGGCTCGTCGGCGAAGTAGCCCCCGACGACCGCGGCACCCTCCCGCTCCGGGCGGAAGTGCGAACTCGTTTCGAGGTCGATGGTGAGCGGGTCGTCCTCGGGAACCGGCCGCTCGGGGTCGACGACGACCGCCTGCCGGCGGTGTGGCTCGACCGGAACGTCGACTCCGGCCATCGCGGCCAGTTCGGCGGCCCACGGGCCAGCGGCGTTGACCACCGCGTCGGCGTCGATCGCCCCGTCGCTCGGCGCGCCATCCCCGTTCACGTCGACGCCGACGACGCGGTCGCCGTCGAGTCGAACGTCGGTGACGGCGGTGCCGGTCCGGATGTCGACACCCGCCTCGCGGGCGGCGTCGGCGAACCCCTGCAGCGCGAGGTACGGGTCCGCGAAGCCGTCGCGAGCGTGGTACGTCGCCGCCGTGAGAGTGTCGGGGTCGACGCCCGTGCAGTAGTCGGTCGCCTCCGCGGGCGAGAGGAGGTCGGTCTCGGCCCCGCGCTCGCGCTGCATGGCGACCTGTTGCTCCAGTCCCGCCGCGGTTTCCTCGGTGCGTGCGAGCATCAGGTAGCCCGTCTGGCGGAAGGAGATGTCGACCCCGAACCGCTCCTCGAAGGACTCCCAGACCGGCAGGCTCGCGAGCGTGAGGTCGACGTTAACCGCCGTCGAGAACTGCGCCCGGATGCCGCCCAGCGCCCGCGACGTGCTCCCGTCCCCGAGGCTCCCGCGCTCACAGATCACCACGTCGACGCCGCGGTCGGCGAGGGCGACGGCACTCGACAGCCCGA
It includes:
- a CDS encoding mechanosensitive ion channel family protein yields the protein MGVLQTTATPVPSGTDGIDSTVGANRVVAAFLEGLGVPTVLANAVGAAIVFLVVFTAVYLIGRSTLIPLFDRVLDSRGLDEHARRPIRKITSVLIVFVGITIAFGFAGFENFLQSLATIAAAGTLAIGFAMQDVIANFVAGLFIYTDRPFRVGDWIEWDGNSGIVEDISFRVTRVRTFDNELLTVPNSQLTDGVIKNPVAKDTLRLQFTFGIGYDDDVDAATDIIVDEAERHPEILTDPAPSVRLTELADSYVGLRSRIWIDNPSRADFVKIRSEYVQNVKSRFDDAGIDIPYPQRELSGGIELPPEIVQH
- a CDS encoding YhbY family RNA-binding protein: MSDELRKQAHDLDVTVWVGKNGVDAVVDELSDQLNNETLVKVKFLRSSRGTDDTEELAADLAERVNAELIETRGHTAVFH
- a CDS encoding ribonuclease P protein component 4; the encoded protein is MSADIAAERIERLAGLAEAAVAAGEFDRSREYVRLARRLAERHRLSLPRGFARAACGRCDVYQRPGVNVRVRTQRGRVIRRCDCGATARYPYAD
- a CDS encoding glycosyltransferase family 4 protein, with translation MRVLDYLELEGRIRGGIATATRQQRKALDAVGVDVVESPWVGDGPLDAAKSALTGGPAFEEYDVAHCNLVGPGSVAVARHAKRNDIPLVLHSHVTAEDFGESFRFTEHVAPALRPYLRWFYSQADLVLCPSEYTKGVLREYPVVTPIEPVTNGVDTESLEGFESFREETRDRFDLDGMVVFCVGEVFERKGLTTFCEVAEATEYDFAWFGHYEEGAAAGEATRYWTNNPPENVTFTGWMDDKRAAFGAGDVYLFPTKDENQGIAALEAMACGKAVVLRDIPVFEEFFTDGEDCLKCETEAEFVEALDRLAANPDLRERLGENAKETAAEHSLERVGERLVEQYERLLERQSGTA
- a CDS encoding glycosyltransferase, encoding MESVAAFTDTYLPTVNGVTYTVQSWRDCWRERGGRMDVVYPDAPDRAPEPGEYPVRSLPLPIYAGYRLGIPKIPDAVADADLVHAHTPFALGLAGLRLARAEDVPFVATYHTPTSEYASYLSSWAPVRRRTAALSRRYESWFLGQADAVIVPSASTGAYVTDELGVDDPQVVPNGVDTDRFRPVEDTGFRERHGLPENRTLVGYTGRHGHEKSLPEIIDACDRLDREVTVVFGGDGPARAELEAAAAEREIDARFLGFLDREELPSFYATLDAFLFPSPVETQGLVALEAFACGTPVVGVDSGALSDTVDDGETGYHFEQGDTAGFAAAIERTLGERERLRENCLTRREAISVEGAVDRLSEIYAAVRE
- a CDS encoding DUF1918 domain-containing protein — translated: MSFEKGDVVVLHDEHSEFDGEEGEVTQVMETMFGAPNYTIVFEEGQEAGIPEDQLDLVEEGGDDEDDEE
- a CDS encoding RNA-binding protein, coding for MPSVPFHYVDLRTFCYATEDEKRVEQAMRQFLPEEYEIERAVNSGHHGDRIVVLSARVEKADNVRHVLRQLSELEDIETVIGELDDRVDENCAFFLRLDKQDAFKGEVDRGPGITLRAKVEAYPAKQPAAVDNAREALEQAREQAES
- a CDS encoding thioredoxin family protein — encoded protein: MVETESESELARGDEAPGFSLRGTDGETYTLDTFSDSSALLLVFTCNHCPYAKAKFDLLNELVTEYDDAAVVGINPNDAEEYPEDSFETMQEYVERGEIAYDAYLHDETQDVARAYGAVCTPDPFLLRNDGDSWTVAYHGRLDDALNPDDEPTEFYIRDAIDAVIAGEEVAVPDRPSRGCSIKWT
- a CDS encoding amidohydrolase, which codes for MTDTESLKRRVRDTIDEHDEAILDLAKSVHAEPELGYKETETTRKVAEAFEGLGLDVETELAVTGARARAGGRNDADADTADAEDDEFVFAVLGELDALVNPGHPAADPETGACHACGHEAQLANLVGAAYGLVASGVVADLPGAVEFIAVPAEEYLDLEYRRGLLDSGEIEFFGGKQELIRRGYFDDVDCAAMIHAASDTPEREVSSDFSSNGFVGKTVQYEGRESHAGGAPEEGINALNAAMAGMNAVNANRETFADEDHVRVHPIVTNGGDGVNVVPADVRMESYVRAKSVDAIEDANGTTNRALESGAMAVGANVTIEDFPGYLPLRTDETLVTAFNGNARDVIGEDAVFGEHQHVTGSTDMGDVSQIVPSVHPWTGGFEGSAHSTEFGAVDEEMAYLLPAKVTASMVVDVLADPEKRAAVREAKAGKRSTDEYLEIVRRMRNTREAAYMGE
- a CDS encoding NAD(P)/FAD-dependent oxidoreductase, translated to MRVVIVGGGIVGLSSAVALADRGVDVVICERGSLGDGSTSRALGGIRAQFSTAVNVDLTLASLPVWESFEERFGVDISFRQTGYLMLARTEETAAGLEQQVAMQRERGAETDLLSPAEATDYCTGVDPDTLTAATYHARDGFADPYLALQGFADAAREAGVDIRTGTAVTDVRLDGDRVVGVDVNGDGAPSDGAIDADAVVNAAGPWAAELAAMAGVDVPVEPHRRQAVVVDPERPVPEDDPLTIDLETSSHFRPEREGAAVVGGYFADEPETPLPDAYSDTHDLPWAVDAVERAGVYCDYFGEDTRLKRGWAGLYAVTPDHHPIIEESVPGFVQAIGFSGHGFQHSPATGQVVAELLLDGEASTVDVSALGSDRFESGDLLHERNVA